Proteins encoded within one genomic window of Mycolicibacterium aubagnense:
- a CDS encoding mammalian cell entry protein, producing MNRLLAALGALLAVAVVALGALGGSEYWNHVQLAGEQATAEELPDLAKSQIPQILGYEYSSVQRSTTQALTLMTPAFRKRYEELTAKNNIFNDAVKRKLISQVNVVGAGMISSHRDSGSVLAFVNRVITDERKQPNYEGSRLKVDYRKIDGKWLIDEMTPIF from the coding sequence ATGAACCGATTGCTGGCAGCGCTCGGCGCCCTGTTGGCGGTCGCCGTGGTGGCGCTCGGCGCCCTCGGCGGCTCGGAGTACTGGAACCACGTGCAGCTCGCCGGCGAGCAGGCGACGGCGGAGGAACTGCCCGATCTGGCCAAGTCCCAGATCCCGCAGATTCTCGGCTATGAGTACAGCAGCGTGCAGCGCAGCACCACGCAGGCGCTGACGTTGATGACGCCGGCGTTCCGCAAGCGGTACGAGGAACTGACGGCGAAAAACAACATCTTCAACGACGCGGTGAAGCGCAAGTTGATCAGCCAGGTGAATGTGGTTGGCGCGGGCATGATCTCGTCGCACCGTGACTCCGGCTCGGTGCTGGCGTTCGTCAACCGGGTCATCACCGATGAGCGCAAGCAGCCCAACTATGAGGGCAGCCGGCTGAAGGTCGACTACCGCAAAATCGACGGCAAGTGGTTGATCGACGAGATGACACCGATCTTCTGA
- a CDS encoding mammalian cell entry protein — MSDQPAATDTTSEPPVSRVRRRASRPAGSAGSPEASTVLDVAIPSTASKTTTEPGTTTSARPAIQVRRRQPHRTLVAAIGLAVVAVLVAALAGGTWFLWHGNGQIEATQDRDQRFVDTAKQTVVNMFSYTQNTVDESVNRFVGGIGPGPLRDMMNQSNNAENLKYLFKQTQANSEAVITAAALESVDNTSNIAKVLVTVRVTLSDMNGVNQPSTPYRQRVFIREDDSGHMSAYDIKYPDGGN, encoded by the coding sequence ATGAGTGACCAACCGGCTGCGACGGACACAACGTCGGAGCCGCCGGTGAGCCGCGTGCGCCGGCGGGCCTCACGGCCCGCCGGCAGCGCCGGTTCCCCCGAGGCTTCAACAGTGCTCGACGTCGCGATTCCGTCGACGGCGAGCAAGACGACAACAGAACCGGGAACCACCACGTCGGCGCGGCCGGCCATTCAGGTACGACGGCGGCAACCGCACCGGACCCTGGTCGCGGCCATCGGCTTGGCGGTCGTCGCCGTGCTGGTGGCGGCGCTGGCCGGCGGCACGTGGTTCCTCTGGCACGGCAACGGTCAGATCGAGGCGACGCAGGACCGCGATCAGCGGTTCGTCGACACCGCGAAGCAGACCGTGGTCAACATGTTCAGTTACACGCAGAACACGGTCGACGAGAGCGTGAACCGCTTCGTGGGCGGCATCGGCCCCGGTCCGCTGCGCGACATGATGAACCAGAGCAACAACGCCGAGAACCTGAAGTACCTGTTCAAGCAGACGCAGGCCAACTCGGAGGCGGTCATCACCGCGGCGGCGCTGGAGAGCGTCGACAACACCTCGAACATCGCGAAGGTGCTGGTGACGGTCCGGGTGACGTTGTCCGACATGAACGGGGTGAATCAGCCGTCGACGCCGTACCGGCAGCGGGTGTTCATCCGGGAGGACGACAGCGGTCACATGAGTGCCTACGACATCAAGTACCCGGACGGGGGCAACTGA